The window GCTCCCGCACATCCGGGATGTGGTGGCCCTGTGATGTAGATCTATTGCAATCAGTTGAGGTTGAACTTGTAGGTGATGGTCCCCTGCTGGTTGTTGGTTGAGTTGATGGCGTTGAATTTGGTTCTGAGTGCGGCACGTCGCGCTTCGTTAAGTAGTGCGGTATTGGGAGTATTGGTCCCCTTTCCGATCTCGGCCTTGATGACATTTCCATTCGGATCTACCGTGATGTTGACGACAACTGTTCCGTAATCGTTTACCGAATATTTAGGCTGGATCAATCCGCCGGGTCCAACGCTGCGACCGCCCAGATCGTAGGTGCCGATACCTCCGATACCCGATTTGGCACCCTCGGTAGCGTTGCCTGTGGAGACCCCCTGTGTGCCGCTGCCCTGGGTTTCACCCCGGTTACCGGCATTTTCACCGAAAAGGCCGCTCATCTTCTGGTTGATCTCCCGCTTTTTGGCCTCCTCCTGTTCGCGCCGTCTCCGTTCAGCCTCCTCCTCTCGTCTGCGCTGTTCTACCAA of the Petrimonas mucosa genome contains:
- a CDS encoding energy transducer TonB family protein, whose amino-acid sequence is MEITREKTAGIAGTILFAILLLLILMFSYFTLALPPQELEGIPVMFGNVDEAFGSTESPKHEITPEPTPAPTPAAPKPTPNEPLITQKSEPSIEIAERREAERRQAELVEQRRREEEAERRRREQEEAKKREINQKMSGLFGENAGNRGETQGSGTQGVSTGNATEGAKSGIGGIGTYDLGGRSVGPGGLIQPKYSVNDYGTVVVNITVDPNGNVIKAEIGKGTNTPNTALLNEARRAALRTKFNAINSTNNQQGTITYKFNLN